Proteins encoded by one window of Lathyrus oleraceus cultivar Zhongwan6 chromosome 1, CAAS_Psat_ZW6_1.0, whole genome shotgun sequence:
- the LOC127081683 gene encoding protein OS-9 homolog yields the protein MRSLILLFTALSFSYVFAESAFPVHIGSIFSGIGGGGGGSSGSSREPKYKIEFHPEESPFHPDDDQESIVLPDKNGQKFICYLPKVEKEKSGKPPIQQNVSSMIVETEKRVKQKTPDELLEVLKGPCVIRQEGWWSYEFCYHKKLRQLHLEDDKVVQEFVLGVYDPEATAAFNQNLSDISTFKDPRSKDASQRYHAHQYTNGTVCDLTNKPRETEVRFVCSEPRAMISSITEISTCKYALTVHVPMLCKHPLFQEERPVWHTIDCNAFPKEYKVSKVKQEGEDMEIVMVTDSEINESEQ from the exons ATGAGATCATTAATTTTGTTGTTCACAGCTTTATCTTTCAGCTATGTCTTTGCTGAAAGTGCCTTCCCTGTTCATATCG GTAGTATATTTAGTGGCATTGGTGGCGGTGGCGGTGGCAGTAGTGGCAGCTCTCGTGAACCGAAATATAAGATTGAATTCCATCCCGAAGAATCTCCTTTTCACCCT GATGATGACCAGGAATCTATAGTTTTACCTGATAAAAATGGACAGAAATTTATATGTTACTTGCCTAAGGTGGAAAAGGAAAAAAGTGGAAAGCCTCCTATTCAGCAAAACGTTAGCAGCATGATTGTTGAAACCGAGAAAAGGGTCAAACAGAAAACACCAGATGAATTGTTAGAAGTATTGAAGGGTCCATGTGTTATCAGA CAAGAAGGTTGGTGGTCTTATGAGTTTTGCTATCACAAGAAATTGCGACAGCTGCATTTGGAAGATGATAAG GTAGTCCAGGAATTTGTCTTGGGTGTGTATGATCCAGAGGCAACAGCTGCGTTTAACCAAAACCTTTCTGACATTTCTACATTTAAAGATCCCCGCTCAAAGGATGCCTCCCAAAG ATATCATGCTCACCAATATACTAACGGAACTGTATGCGATCTTACGAATAAGCCAAGAGAGACCGAG GTGAGGTTTGTATGCTCAGAACCCAGAGCCATGATCAGTTCAATCACAGAGATTTCAACTTGCAAGTATGCACTTACAGTTCACGTCCCTATGCTATGCAAGCACCC ATTGTTTCAAGAGGAGAGACCAGTATGGCACACCATAGACTGTAATGCTTTTCCAAAGGAATACAAGGTTTCTAAAGTAAAACAAGAAGGCGAAGATATGGAGATTGTTATGGTCACCGATTCAGAAATTAATGAGTCAGAACAATGA